One region of Candidatus Rhabdochlamydia sp. T3358 genomic DNA includes:
- a CDS encoding peptide ABC transporter substrate-binding protein: protein MKYTLFFILIIVVGFFFFSFIKSKKKIQILHLNMKKQPKTMDPRKEGDMYSTQMHSLFFEGLLKVYPDQSIKLAQAESYEVSEDKLTYTFFLRDTVWSNHTPVTAYDFEQSWKDVLDPKFPSMSAQLFSPIKNADAAKKGLVSLDEVGIKATDAKTLVITLEKPTPYLFKLLSFCAFSPVNIENDRENPDWAYHAGSTFLSNGPFRLDKWDHEKQIIAIRNPTYRKTEDLHPEQIIFNIVENNEITLQMFEKGLVDIIGDCLTDIPLEEIPHLEKKWTISRKPAASTVLINFNIDKPPFNHPKIRKAFSFAINREKLIGSSGKDVKKNLLKYPINIAYQASSAATNMVPPCLKENRHRSFFTDSDGTQARILLEEGLIEIGLTKTAFNSIVLYYYSQFPGTRELMEAIQQQWLDALDILITIECLEFRNAVDKLSSGDYSMCFMHWEAMYQDPMSVLERFKYKSYATNFSNWENAEYIKLLDRSFYEEADKRFQTLEQAEKLILNEMPAIPLYHEDYVYIINPRLPFTIPVWWGDRMLLPLSPEDKQVQNENKYAHS, encoded by the coding sequence ATGAAATATACCTTGTTTTTCATCCTTATTATTGTTGTCGGTTTTTTCTTTTTCTCATTTATTAAATCCAAAAAAAAGATACAGATTCTTCATTTAAATATGAAAAAACAACCAAAAACAATGGATCCACGCAAAGAAGGAGATATGTATTCTACACAAATGCACTCTCTATTTTTTGAAGGACTTCTAAAAGTATACCCAGATCAATCTATTAAGCTTGCACAAGCAGAATCTTATGAAGTATCAGAGGATAAACTCACCTATACTTTTTTCTTAAGAGATACTGTTTGGTCTAATCATACACCTGTTACTGCTTATGATTTTGAGCAATCTTGGAAAGATGTCCTTGATCCCAAGTTTCCTTCGATGAGTGCGCAACTATTCTCTCCCATAAAAAATGCTGACGCGGCTAAAAAGGGTCTTGTTTCTCTTGATGAGGTAGGCATTAAAGCAACAGATGCCAAAACTCTTGTAATTACTTTAGAAAAACCTACTCCTTATCTTTTCAAATTGCTTTCTTTTTGTGCTTTTTCTCCTGTAAATATCGAAAACGACAGAGAAAATCCCGATTGGGCTTACCATGCGGGGTCCACCTTTTTGAGCAACGGCCCCTTTAGATTAGATAAGTGGGATCATGAAAAGCAAATCATTGCTATACGTAACCCTACATATCGAAAAACAGAAGATCTACACCCAGAACAAATTATTTTTAACATTGTGGAAAATAATGAAATAACACTGCAAATGTTTGAAAAAGGTCTAGTGGATATCATTGGAGATTGCTTAACCGATATCCCCTTAGAGGAGATCCCTCATTTAGAAAAAAAATGGACAATCTCTCGCAAGCCAGCAGCTTCTACCGTTCTTATTAACTTTAATATAGATAAGCCCCCTTTTAATCACCCTAAAATCCGTAAAGCATTTAGCTTTGCTATCAACCGCGAAAAATTAATTGGATCATCTGGAAAAGATGTCAAAAAAAACCTCTTAAAGTATCCTATTAATATTGCCTACCAAGCAAGTTCTGCAGCCACAAATATGGTTCCGCCTTGCTTAAAAGAAAATCGTCATCGCTCTTTTTTTACAGATAGTGATGGAACCCAAGCACGTATTTTATTAGAAGAAGGCCTAATAGAGATAGGACTTACCAAAACAGCTTTTAACTCTATTGTTCTCTACTATTACTCTCAATTTCCTGGAACGAGAGAACTGATGGAAGCTATCCAACAACAATGGTTAGATGCTTTAGACATTTTGATTACAATAGAATGTTTAGAGTTTAGAAATGCTGTAGACAAGCTAAGCAGCGGAGACTATTCTATGTGTTTTATGCACTGGGAAGCCATGTATCAAGATCCGATGAGTGTTTTAGAAAGGTTTAAGTACAAATCCTATGCAACAAATTTCTCTAACTGGGAGAATGCAGAGTATATCAAATTACTCGATCGATCTTTTTATGAAGAGGCAGATAAAAGATTTCAAACTCTAGAACAAGCGGAAAAACTTATTTTAAATGAGATGCCCGCTATTCCCTTATATCATGAGGATTATGTGTACATCATAAATCCACGCTTACCTTTTACTATACCTGTTTGGTGGGGGGATCGCATGTTGTTACCACTATCTCCTGAGGACAAGCAAGTACAAAACGAAAATAAATATGCTCATTCTTAA
- a CDS encoding peptide ABC transporter substrate-binding protein: MKKILIFLFIIASILVSTQILFTKPQNISKTRNMIRLNIKKEPPTMDPRKGGDVCSTQMHFLFFEGLLKVYPDQSIKLAQAESYEVSEDKLTYTFFLRDTVWSNHTPVTAYDFEQSWKDVLDPKFPSMSAQLFSPIKNADAAKKGLVSLDEVGIKATDAKTLVITLEKPTPYLFKLLSFCAFSPVNIENDRENPDWAYHAGSTFLSNGPFRLEKWDHEKQIIAIRNPTYRKTEDLHPEKIIFNIVENNEITLQMFEKGLVDIIGDCLTDIPLEEIPHLEKKWTISREEAATTAFININTDQFPLNHPKIRRALGLAINREELVRYIAYQASSVATNMVPPYLKENRHRSFFTDNDGVQARIFLEDGLRELGVSKEAFDSVVLYYYSYGTSELVQTIQQQWLKTLGLLIKIECLDFRSAVEKLIQGDYFMCLTAWAAMYHDPMSVLERFRYKTYITNFSNWENPEYIKLLDRSFYEEADKRFYTLEQAEKIFLDEMPFIPLYHEDYVYIINPRLPFRVSLWGDRILLPQSLKDKN, from the coding sequence ATGAAAAAGATCCTAATTTTTCTTTTTATTATTGCTAGTATACTTGTATCTACTCAAATTCTATTTACCAAACCTCAAAATATATCTAAAACAAGAAATATGATTCGTTTAAATATAAAAAAAGAACCCCCAACCATGGATCCTCGCAAAGGAGGAGATGTGTGTTCTACACAAATGCACTTTCTATTTTTTGAAGGACTTCTAAAAGTATACCCAGATCAATCTATTAAGCTTGCACAAGCAGAATCCTATGAAGTATCAGAGGATAAACTCACCTATACTTTTTTCTTAAGAGATACTGTTTGGTCTAATCATACACCTGTTACTGCTTATGATTTTGAGCAATCTTGGAAAGATGTCCTTGATCCCAAGTTTCCTTCGATGAGTGCGCAACTATTCTCTCCCATAAAAAATGCTGACGCGGCTAAAAAGGGTCTTGTTTCTCTTGATGAGGTAGGCATTAAAGCAACAGATGCCAAAACTCTTGTAATTACTTTAGAAAAACCTACTCCTTATCTTTTCAAATTGCTTTCTTTTTGTGCTTTTTCTCCTGTAAATATCGAAAACGACAGAGAAAATCCCGATTGGGCTTACCATGCGGGGTCCACCTTTTTGAGCAACGGCCCCTTTAGATTAGAAAAGTGGGATCATGAAAAGCAAATCATTGCTATACGTAACCCTACATATCGAAAAACAGAAGATCTACACCCAGAAAAAATTATTTTTAACATTGTGGAAAATAATGAAATAACACTGCAAATGTTTGAAAAAGGTCTAGTGGATATCATTGGAGATTGCTTAACCGATATCCCCTTAGAGGAGATCCCTCATTTAGAAAAAAAATGGACAATTTCTCGTGAAGAAGCAGCTACTACAGCGTTCATTAATATTAATACAGATCAGTTTCCTCTCAATCACCCTAAAATCCGCAGAGCACTCGGCCTTGCTATTAACCGGGAGGAGCTGGTTAGATATATTGCCTATCAAGCAAGTTCTGTAGCAACAAATATGGTTCCTCCTTATTTAAAAGAAAATCGTCATCGCTCTTTTTTTACAGATAATGATGGAGTCCAAGCACGTATTTTTTTAGAAGATGGATTAAGAGAATTGGGAGTTAGCAAAGAAGCCTTCGACTCTGTTGTTCTCTATTACTATTCTTATGGAACAAGTGAATTGGTACAAACCATCCAACAACAATGGCTAAAAACTTTGGGTCTTTTGATTAAAATTGAGTGTTTAGACTTTAGAAGTGCTGTGGAAAAGCTCATTCAAGGAGATTACTTCATGTGTCTTACTGCTTGGGCTGCGATGTATCACGATCCAATGAGTGTTCTAGAAAGATTTAGATATAAAACATATATAACAAATTTTTCTAATTGGGAAAATCCAGAGTATATCAAATTACTCGATCGATCTTTTTATGAAGAGGCAGATAAAAGGTTTTACACGTTAGAACAAGCAGAAAAGATTTTTTTAGATGAGATGCCCTTTATTCCCTTATATCATGAGGACTATGTATATATCATAAACCCTCGCTTACCTTTTAGAGTATCTTTATGGGGAGATCGAATCCTATTGCCTCAGTCTTTAAAAGATAAAAATTAA
- a CDS encoding CatB-related O-acetyltransferase, producing the protein MTWPDPNLIYPIKGYNKLVFLKNFIKASNIIVGDYTYFDDRRHGPENFEEYNVLYNYDFSKVKLIIGKFCAIAAETRFIMTGDHKLDAISTYPFPIFGHGWEHAFNVYDLPVKGDIIVGNDVWFGYDSLIMNGVTIGNGAIIAARAMVVKDVPAYSIVAGNPAKVVKMRFDDQTISRLLKIAWWDWNIEKINQNLKLICNLDIDRLEEASLSKVDVG; encoded by the coding sequence ATGACATGGCCTGATCCAAATTTGATTTATCCTATAAAAGGTTATAACAAACTCGTATTTCTTAAGAATTTCATCAAGGCAAGCAATATTATCGTTGGTGATTATACGTACTTTGATGATCGAAGACATGGACCAGAAAATTTTGAGGAATACAATGTCCTTTATAACTATGACTTTTCCAAGGTAAAACTTATCATCGGCAAATTTTGTGCAATTGCAGCTGAAACACGCTTTATCATGACAGGAGATCATAAACTCGATGCAATAAGCACTTATCCTTTTCCTATTTTCGGTCATGGATGGGAGCATGCTTTTAACGTCTATGACTTGCCAGTTAAAGGAGACATTATTGTAGGAAATGATGTTTGGTTCGGATACGATTCTTTGATTATGAATGGAGTAACTATAGGTAATGGCGCAATTATTGCTGCTAGAGCTATGGTTGTTAAAGATGTTCCTGCTTACTCTATCGTTGCCGGGAATCCAGCTAAAGTTGTAAAGATGCGATTTGATGATCAAACGATTAGCCGTCTTTTAAAAATAGCTTGGTGGGATTGGAATATAGAGAAGATCAATCAGAACTTAAAATTGATCTGTAATCTCGATATTGATCGTTTAGAAGAAGCGAGTCTTAGCAAGGTAGATGTAGGCTAA
- the priA gene encoding primosomal protein N', whose product MSDLNSGSIVSVILDQAINMTLDYKICLELIGRIHIGSRVKVPLQGSTRLATVIEIKQTTPIKKLREIIELLDTPVLPKDLVSLAKWMAHYYCCPLRKVLQVILPPSVRKDTGAKQQLFIKPLLDKSRLKELCESLRLTSPTQAEVVSTLLQAPKGLLLSELMEKANVSRSPIDTLVKKNILSCSSITIDRSKLLEWEFFRTKPKSLNPEQAKALESIKHSLNTNQFQTHLLYGVTGSGKTEVYLQAIQHALEQGKSIIFLVPEIALTSQTIERLRSRFLQKLAILHYRLSTGEKRDAWHNIAANTTPIVIGARSAVFSPACRLGLIIVDEEHESSYKQTEESPRYHARDIAVMRAKLNQATVILGSATPSLESYQNTLLDKYHLNTLSKRADKAHLPQIQIVDMRPQYQKAKGFTLFSEILIEKIKQKIALGEQVLLFLNRRGYHTSQLCLNCSYVVSCPHCDISLTFYLKENQFSCHLCDFCLPPPKSCPKCHAEGQLKFKGVGTELVERSLKALLPEAHTLRIDRDTTRHKGSHEILLKQFRTGKADVLIGTQMIAKGLHFPLVTLVGVLMADSNLQIPDFRASETTFQLLTQVAGRSGRGSLLGEVIIQTLLPEHMILSLAQQQNFEGFFAQEIQTRQLFFYPPFTRLVKLVFSGKTEFQVVEYAEKIRKDLIRKLNHCEILPLIACGHAKIKDMFRYQFLIKAKKLIPILPQLHQISQHKEIKLSIDVDPLSTFF is encoded by the coding sequence ATGTCAGATCTTAACTCCGGCAGCATCGTCTCTGTAATTTTGGATCAAGCCATTAATATGACCCTTGATTATAAAATCTGCCTAGAACTTATAGGTCGTATTCATATAGGTTCTCGGGTAAAGGTCCCTCTACAAGGATCTACCAGATTAGCTACAGTTATCGAGATTAAACAAACGACGCCTATAAAAAAGCTACGTGAGATTATAGAGCTTTTAGATACACCTGTTTTACCCAAAGATCTAGTCTCCCTTGCTAAGTGGATGGCCCACTATTATTGCTGTCCTTTGCGCAAAGTCTTGCAAGTAATCCTGCCACCTAGCGTGCGTAAAGACACAGGAGCTAAGCAACAGTTATTTATCAAGCCTCTTCTTGATAAATCAAGGCTAAAAGAGTTATGTGAAAGCTTGCGTTTAACATCTCCTACACAAGCTGAGGTAGTATCGACTCTTTTACAAGCTCCTAAAGGATTATTGCTCAGTGAACTGATGGAAAAAGCAAATGTCTCTCGTAGTCCAATTGATACACTGGTTAAAAAAAATATATTAAGTTGCTCTTCGATTACCATTGATCGCTCTAAATTGTTGGAATGGGAATTCTTTAGAACTAAGCCAAAATCGCTAAATCCGGAACAGGCAAAAGCACTTGAATCCATAAAACACAGCTTAAATACAAACCAGTTTCAGACACATCTATTATATGGAGTAACCGGAAGTGGAAAAACAGAAGTATATCTACAAGCGATTCAACATGCACTAGAACAAGGGAAAAGCATCATATTTCTCGTTCCAGAAATTGCTTTAACTTCTCAAACCATTGAAAGATTAAGAAGTAGATTTTTGCAAAAATTAGCCATTTTGCACTATCGGCTCTCTACTGGGGAAAAAAGAGATGCTTGGCATAATATTGCAGCTAATACCACTCCTATTGTAATTGGGGCTAGATCTGCTGTATTTAGCCCTGCTTGTAGATTAGGTCTAATCATTGTTGATGAAGAACATGAGAGCTCTTACAAACAAACAGAAGAATCTCCTAGATACCATGCACGTGATATAGCTGTTATGCGCGCTAAGCTAAATCAAGCAACAGTGATCCTGGGCAGCGCAACTCCTAGCTTAGAAAGCTATCAAAATACCCTTTTAGATAAATACCATTTAAATACGCTGTCCAAAAGAGCTGACAAAGCGCATTTGCCACAAATACAAATCGTTGATATGCGTCCTCAATACCAAAAAGCTAAGGGATTCACTCTATTTTCTGAAATACTGATTGAGAAAATCAAACAGAAGATAGCACTTGGTGAACAGGTGCTGCTTTTTTTAAACCGAAGAGGCTATCACACTTCACAACTCTGCTTAAACTGTTCCTACGTGGTAAGTTGTCCTCATTGTGATATCTCCTTGACCTTTTATTTAAAAGAAAACCAATTTAGCTGCCATCTATGTGATTTTTGTCTCCCTCCCCCTAAATCTTGTCCCAAATGCCATGCAGAAGGACAACTAAAATTTAAAGGAGTCGGTACAGAATTAGTAGAGCGTTCTTTAAAGGCTCTTCTTCCAGAAGCGCACACACTGCGTATTGATAGAGATACAACTCGCCACAAAGGAAGTCACGAAATATTACTAAAACAGTTTCGCACAGGCAAAGCTGATGTGTTGATCGGAACACAAATGATCGCAAAAGGCCTGCATTTTCCTTTAGTGACATTAGTAGGTGTTCTCATGGCTGATAGCAACTTACAAATCCCTGATTTTCGAGCCAGTGAAACCACCTTTCAATTGCTCACTCAAGTAGCTGGCAGATCCGGAAGAGGATCCCTATTAGGAGAAGTGATCATCCAAACCCTTCTTCCAGAACATATGATTCTCTCTTTAGCCCAACAACAAAATTTTGAAGGTTTTTTTGCTCAAGAAATACAAACACGTCAGCTATTTTTCTATCCTCCTTTTACCAGGCTTGTAAAGCTGGTCTTTAGCGGAAAAACAGAGTTCCAAGTTGTAGAATATGCAGAAAAGATCCGAAAAGACCTAATAAGAAAACTGAATCATTGTGAAATTCTACCACTTATCGCCTGCGGTCATGCTAAAATTAAAGACATGTTCCGCTACCAGTTTCTGATTAAGGCTAAAAAATTGATCCCTATACTGCCTCAATTACATCAGATATCACAGCACAAAGAGATCAAACTCTCTATTGATGTGGATCCCCTGTCTACTTTTTTTTAG
- a CDS encoding F-box-like domain-containing protein, with protein MQPVHINSLPKELFFEVFSLIKPNNLLTNRLVCKQWNENITELFCSRLKALNTYTSEFDLLIDPAIQQIPTNEDLLSLNVIEVLRDFNGNLADCSKIVDPLPIISCIQEVEELEQQLNEHDQFLGILWAALPISDKPSFETVAEIREWFEDAQNQSVLDTVTVLDFENCELTQISKELIKLRNLESLNISANKFSRLPPSIGQLKNLKKLKAEANHLTELPKEISQCISLEILKVSENQISQLPEDLKLLTSLKKFCISDNELELSSEDLENLELCNWEQIQRVDFSDNPLKQSITAEFIKALWPSAIEIDL; from the coding sequence ATGCAACCGGTCCACATTAACTCTTTGCCAAAAGAACTCTTTTTTGAAGTCTTTTCTTTGATAAAGCCAAATAATCTACTTACAAATAGGCTTGTTTGTAAACAATGGAATGAGAATATCACTGAGCTTTTTTGTAGTAGGCTTAAAGCATTAAACACTTACACATCGGAATTTGATCTTCTTATAGATCCCGCAATTCAGCAGATTCCAACAAATGAAGATCTTCTTTCATTAAATGTAATTGAGGTCTTGAGAGACTTTAATGGTAACTTAGCTGATTGTAGCAAGATTGTGGATCCTTTACCTATCATTTCTTGTATTCAAGAAGTTGAAGAATTAGAGCAACAATTAAACGAACACGATCAGTTTTTAGGAATACTATGGGCCGCCCTGCCTATTTCTGATAAACCTTCTTTTGAAACTGTAGCCGAAATTAGAGAGTGGTTTGAAGATGCGCAAAATCAATCTGTGTTAGATACTGTAACCGTTTTAGATTTTGAGAATTGCGAGCTTACACAGATATCAAAAGAGCTTATTAAATTGCGCAACTTAGAGTCCCTAAATATAAGCGCTAATAAATTCTCTAGATTACCTCCTTCAATTGGACAGCTTAAAAATTTAAAAAAACTTAAAGCAGAAGCAAATCATCTAACAGAGCTTCCTAAAGAGATTAGTCAATGTATTTCTTTAGAAATTCTTAAAGTGTCAGAAAACCAAATATCTCAATTGCCGGAAGATCTTAAGCTTTTAACTTCTCTTAAGAAGTTTTGTATCTCTGATAATGAATTAGAACTTTCATCTGAAGACCTAGAAAATCTAGAACTGTGTAATTGGGAACAAATACAACGAGTAGATTTCTCAGATAATCCTCTAAAGCAGAGTATAACAGCAGAGTTTATTAAAGCTTTGTGGCCAAGTGCAATTGAGATTGATCTATAA
- the ftsY gene encoding signal recognition particle-docking protein FtsY has protein sequence MFGFLKEGFQKIKQAMSKTRSALSHRIRSLFGKPWNEETFEALEQILFEADLGSECASLLVEKARSTLRLQPKAEINDILKIFYEYTLSILQEPPFIIPKHSEEKTPHVILIVGVNGSGKTTSLAKLAYQFKKQGKKVLIGAADTFRAAATEQLELWANQIGVDIVKGKTGADPSAIVFDTLTAAKARSIDIVLIDTAGRLQNKTALMQELEKIKRVMQKPILSAPHETLLVLDATTGQNAIDQAETFHKFTPLTGIIMSKLDGSAKGGIVLSIYKKLHVPIQWIGTGEKVEDLEGFEPIAYASSLFEIS, from the coding sequence ATGTTTGGTTTTCTTAAAGAAGGCTTCCAAAAAATTAAACAGGCTATGTCTAAAACCAGGTCTGCTCTTTCCCATAGAATTCGCTCTTTATTTGGAAAACCATGGAACGAAGAAACCTTTGAAGCGCTAGAGCAAATTCTCTTTGAAGCAGACCTAGGATCAGAGTGCGCTTCTTTACTTGTTGAAAAAGCACGCAGTACCCTACGCCTACAACCCAAAGCAGAAATCAACGATATTTTAAAGATATTTTATGAATACACTTTATCCATACTTCAAGAACCTCCTTTCATTATCCCTAAACACTCAGAAGAAAAAACACCTCATGTAATTCTAATCGTAGGTGTTAACGGCAGTGGGAAAACAACCTCTCTTGCAAAACTCGCCTATCAATTTAAAAAACAAGGCAAAAAAGTATTAATTGGGGCAGCAGACACATTTCGTGCGGCTGCCACGGAACAATTAGAGCTTTGGGCTAATCAAATCGGAGTAGATATTGTCAAAGGCAAAACCGGTGCTGACCCTTCAGCTATTGTCTTTGATACATTAACAGCAGCTAAAGCTCGCAGTATAGACATAGTGTTAATCGACACAGCAGGTCGCCTGCAAAATAAAACAGCTCTTATGCAAGAGCTGGAAAAGATTAAACGCGTTATGCAAAAACCGATCCTTTCAGCTCCTCATGAAACCCTGCTTGTCCTAGATGCAACTACAGGACAAAATGCTATTGATCAAGCAGAGACCTTTCATAAGTTCACTCCCCTGACAGGTATCATCATGAGCAAGCTCGATGGTTCTGCTAAAGGTGGTATAGTTCTTTCGATCTACAAAAAACTCCATGTTCCTATCCAATGGATCGGCACAGGTGAGAAAGTCGAGGACTTAGAGGGATTTGAGCCTATCGCGTATGCTTCCTCCCTCTTTGAGATTAGTTAA